A region of Chitinophaga horti DNA encodes the following proteins:
- a CDS encoding RidA family protein — MEKQIIKTSNAPAPIGPYNQAIKAGNTLYISGQVAIDPVTNEVKKGDVVAETHLVMKNLQAILTEAGYTFADVVKSTIFIMDMNDFGKINEVYGQYLDGSYPARETVQVAGLPKGVSVEISMIAVK, encoded by the coding sequence ATGGAAAAGCAGATCATAAAAACAAGCAACGCACCGGCTCCTATAGGCCCCTACAACCAGGCGATCAAAGCGGGTAATACCCTTTACATTTCCGGCCAGGTGGCTATAGATCCGGTAACCAACGAAGTAAAGAAAGGCGATGTAGTAGCGGAAACGCACCTGGTAATGAAAAACCTTCAGGCTATTCTTACCGAAGCAGGTTATACGTTTGCAGACGTGGTAAAGAGCACCATTTTTATCATGGACATGAACGATTTCGGCAAGATCAACGAAGTGTATGGTCAGTACCTCGATGGAAGCTATCCTGCCCGCGAAACGGTGCAGGTGGCAGGTTTGCCCAAAGGCGTGAGTGTAGAAATATCTATGATCGCCGTAAAATAG
- a CDS encoding LysM peptidoglycan-binding domain-containing protein has translation MALKDKYADVILAANSAGVANLQATEQEGVLYVTGTAPSATAKDQVWTAFEKLDPEYSASDIVLNISLAEGAAGQTSEYVVKSGDSLSKIAKNYPGVTWKEIFEANKDQIKDPNLIHPGQKLKIPS, from the coding sequence ATGGCTTTAAAAGACAAGTACGCAGATGTGATACTGGCCGCTAACAGCGCTGGTGTTGCTAACCTGCAGGCTACGGAGCAGGAAGGGGTACTGTATGTTACAGGCACCGCTCCATCCGCCACTGCAAAGGACCAGGTATGGACCGCCTTCGAAAAGCTGGACCCCGAGTATAGCGCCTCGGACATTGTGTTGAACATCAGCCTCGCCGAAGGTGCCGCTGGTCAAACATCAGAGTACGTGGTGAAATCCGGCGATAGCCTGAGCAAGATCGCGAAGAACTACCCGGGCGTTACCTGGAAAGAGATTTTTGAAGCGAACAAAGACCAGATCAAGGACCCGAACCTGATCCATCCTGGTCAGAAGCTGAAAATACCTTCCTAA
- a CDS encoding lysophospholipid acyltransferase family protein: MYYLMMFVLYGVSLLPFPVLYLLSDFLYILMYYVVGYRKKTVFENLRKAFPNKTEKEITLLARTYFRNLTDMMVETIKLLTMSKKSLQKRFKCDLTVLQQLYEQGKSCQLHLGHNFNWEWANLFCMQGVKYPFLVVYMPLANKSADRMFRHFREKFGTVLISAKDMRNSMAPWMDKQYLIALVADQNPGKRRRAFWFPFLNQMTLFYKGPEMSARRHDIPVVFADIRKKKRGYYEAVLKLAYEHPAQTEEREITGSFVSYLEKNILEQPEVWVWSHRRWKHKYIAGETEV; the protein is encoded by the coding sequence ATGTATTACCTGATGATGTTTGTGCTGTACGGTGTTTCGCTGCTGCCTTTCCCGGTACTGTACCTGTTAAGCGACTTTCTATATATACTGATGTATTATGTAGTCGGCTACCGGAAAAAGACAGTCTTCGAAAACCTACGCAAGGCCTTTCCAAATAAAACCGAAAAGGAAATAACGCTACTCGCGCGCACTTACTTTCGCAACCTTACTGATATGATGGTCGAGACCATCAAACTGCTCACCATGAGCAAGAAGTCGCTTCAGAAGCGATTTAAATGTGACCTCACCGTACTTCAACAACTTTACGAACAAGGCAAAAGCTGCCAGCTGCATCTTGGTCATAACTTCAACTGGGAATGGGCGAACCTGTTTTGTATGCAGGGCGTCAAATACCCCTTTCTCGTGGTGTACATGCCACTCGCCAACAAATCCGCCGACCGCATGTTCCGCCACTTCCGCGAAAAATTCGGTACCGTATTGATATCCGCTAAAGACATGCGTAATAGCATGGCCCCGTGGATGGACAAACAATACCTGATCGCGCTGGTAGCGGATCAAAACCCGGGTAAACGCCGCCGTGCCTTCTGGTTCCCCTTCTTAAACCAGATGACATTGTTCTATAAAGGCCCCGAAATGTCGGCCAGGCGGCATGATATACCGGTGGTGTTTGCGGATATCCGTAAGAAAAAGAGAGGCTATTACGAAGCGGTGTTAAAACTGGCGTATGAGCACCCGGCACAAACGGAGGAGCGAGAGATTACGGGCAGCTTTGTCAGCTACCTTGAGAAAAACATTCTTGAACAACCGGAAGTGTGGGTGTGGAGTCACCGGCGCTGGAAGCATAAATATATTGCCGGGGAAACGGAGGTATAA
- a CDS encoding 3-hydroxyacyl-CoA dehydrogenase family protein, which translates to MNVLVIGDEQRWEAWKQVAGTESTEWKALVSEVGDWMQYQLVIDLSFDEFPNRVFVYRDLPHLTVLANMVKTSWKIVQQTEGIKIPTNVSGMNLLPGFMDMKVKEVTLPTPDHLPRLQDAMQRLGWAFEVVADQAGMVTPRVVSMIINEAYYALEQEVASREDIDTSMKLGTNYPYGPFEWCEKIGIREVFGVLHAVHTETGNERYRICELLRAEYFQQMEALVANSENSGADT; encoded by the coding sequence ATGAACGTCCTCGTAATAGGCGATGAGCAGCGCTGGGAAGCGTGGAAGCAGGTTGCCGGAACGGAAAGTACGGAGTGGAAAGCGTTGGTTTCGGAGGTAGGAGATTGGATGCAATACCAGCTGGTAATCGACCTTTCTTTCGACGAATTTCCAAACCGTGTTTTCGTATACCGCGATCTTCCCCACCTGACGGTGTTGGCCAATATGGTTAAAACCTCGTGGAAGATAGTGCAGCAGACAGAAGGAATAAAAATCCCAACTAACGTGTCTGGTATGAATCTTTTGCCAGGATTTATGGACATGAAGGTAAAGGAAGTAACGCTCCCCACACCCGATCATCTGCCTCGTTTACAGGACGCCATGCAGCGTTTGGGATGGGCGTTCGAGGTAGTAGCCGACCAGGCAGGAATGGTGACACCGCGCGTGGTAAGTATGATCATCAACGAAGCCTATTATGCGTTGGAGCAAGAGGTGGCCTCCCGGGAAGATATCGACACTTCCATGAAACTGGGCACTAACTATCCGTACGGGCCATTCGAATGGTGTGAAAAAATAGGCATCCGTGAAGTATTTGGCGTGCTGCACGCCGTACATACCGAAACGGGCAATGAACGATACCGCATTTGTGAACTGCTACGGGCAGAATACTTTCAGCAAATGGAAGCGCTCGTGGCCAACAGTGAAAATAGTGGCGCTGATACTTAA
- the tsaB gene encoding tRNA (adenosine(37)-N6)-threonylcarbamoyltransferase complex dimerization subunit type 1 TsaB gives MNDTAFVNCYGQNTFSKWKRSWPTVKIVALILNIDTATSIGSVCLANDGEVLQLIRNAEQKDHAAKLPSFIQQVLDAARITARDLDAVCVSAGPGSYTGLRVGAATAKGLCYAWRKPLIAISTLKMMASGMINTAKERETLYCPMIDARRMEVFTAVYDAGLQPLLAPQALILDDSSYSEWLKTKQVLFFGDGAAKWQPALAHEPNALFPPYEISAAHMAPLADKAFGQNDFEDLAYFAPHYLKAFFHPGSK, from the coding sequence ATGAACGATACCGCATTTGTGAACTGCTACGGGCAGAATACTTTCAGCAAATGGAAGCGCTCGTGGCCAACAGTGAAAATAGTGGCGCTGATACTTAATATCGATACTGCAACCAGCATAGGTTCCGTTTGCCTTGCGAACGATGGAGAGGTGTTGCAACTTATTCGTAACGCCGAACAAAAGGACCACGCAGCCAAGCTGCCATCCTTCATTCAGCAGGTGCTGGATGCCGCGCGCATCACTGCACGTGACCTGGATGCGGTGTGTGTAAGTGCCGGCCCAGGATCATATACCGGACTACGTGTAGGCGCCGCCACGGCTAAAGGCTTGTGTTATGCCTGGCGCAAACCTCTCATTGCAATTAGCACACTTAAGATGATGGCAAGTGGAATGATCAATACCGCAAAAGAACGGGAAACCTTGTATTGCCCCATGATCGACGCCCGCCGAATGGAGGTTTTCACCGCAGTATACGATGCAGGCCTTCAGCCCTTGTTAGCCCCGCAGGCACTCATCCTCGATGATAGCTCCTACAGCGAATGGCTTAAAACAAAACAAGTATTGTTTTTTGGAGATGGTGCCGCTAAGTGGCAACCAGCGCTGGCGCACGAGCCCAATGCACTTTTCCCCCCATATGAGATTTCCGCCGCACATATGGCCCCCCTCGCCGATAAGGCATTCGGTCAAAATGATTTCGAAGACCTGGCTTATTTTGCCCCGCATTATCTGAAAGCCTTTTTCCACCCGGGAAGCAAATAA
- a CDS encoding ArsR/SmtB family transcription factor: protein MEKTLLTTSSNTLIISRGNNEKDQIKLDYIAVKKAAMVLRAINHKLRQQMIKLLEDHKRMTVTEIYVKLRLEQSVASQHLAILRRAGIVITERDGKFIHYTINKQRIAEVAKFVEELVG from the coding sequence ATGGAAAAAACATTATTAACTACCTCTTCTAATACTCTTATTATTTCTAGGGGTAACAATGAAAAAGATCAGATCAAATTGGATTACATTGCCGTTAAAAAGGCAGCAATGGTCTTGAGAGCCATCAACCATAAGCTGCGCCAGCAGATGATCAAACTGTTGGAAGATCACAAACGCATGACCGTGACTGAGATTTACGTTAAATTACGCCTCGAGCAGTCGGTTGCTTCTCAGCACCTGGCAATCCTCAGAAGGGCTGGTATCGTGATTACAGAGCGCGATGGCAAGTTTATCCATTATACTATCAACAAACAACGCATAGCTGAAGTAGCTAAGTTCGTAGAAGAGTTGGTAGGTTAA
- a CDS encoding MBL fold metallo-hydrolase has protein sequence MFIKQLYTNCLSEAAYFIESDGVAAVIDPLRDIEVYLELAKERNATIKYIFETHFHADFVSGHLDLAAATKAPIVYGPDTVAGFEFHKASDGEVFKIGKISITALHTPGHTLESTCYLLKDESGADHAVFTGDTLFVGDVGRPDLFSGNLQKEDLAAMLFDSLQTKIKTLADNVLVYPAHGPGSACGKNLGPNTSSTIGEEKSTNYALKAEDKEAFVQELTAGLAAPPQYFPINAKINKEGYDALNNVMEKANVALSIADFKQKVKDGAVVLDTRHANVFTEGFVPGSISIGLEGRFAEWAGSLLPFDQPMVLVTEAGKEEETIVRLARVGLDKVEGYLAGGYEAWQAAGERIDLIITVDPDELAMDIPHDNQLVVVDVRKPGEFADGHLKAAINLTLSDMTDPGNLADFEDTHNLYVHCAGGYRSVIACSLMKREGIHNLRNVAGGYGKLKETKGIETVQEKNVLN, from the coding sequence ATGTTCATTAAGCAGTTATATACGAACTGCCTGTCAGAAGCAGCCTATTTCATTGAATCTGACGGTGTAGCTGCCGTAATTGACCCGTTGCGCGATATCGAAGTTTATCTCGAACTGGCGAAGGAGCGTAATGCAACCATTAAATACATATTTGAAACACACTTCCACGCCGATTTCGTTTCCGGGCACCTTGATCTGGCCGCTGCCACTAAAGCACCGATCGTTTATGGCCCCGATACCGTAGCTGGGTTCGAGTTCCACAAAGCCAGCGACGGAGAAGTTTTTAAAATCGGTAAGATCAGCATCACCGCTTTGCACACGCCCGGCCACACGCTGGAATCCACCTGCTACCTGCTGAAGGACGAAAGCGGGGCAGACCATGCCGTGTTTACCGGTGACACACTGTTCGTAGGCGATGTTGGCCGCCCGGACCTGTTTAGCGGTAACCTGCAAAAGGAAGATCTCGCGGCAATGCTGTTCGACTCCCTGCAAACAAAGATCAAAACCCTGGCAGATAACGTACTCGTATACCCGGCACACGGTCCTGGTTCGGCTTGCGGTAAAAACCTGGGCCCGAATACTTCCAGCACCATAGGTGAGGAAAAGAGTACGAACTATGCGCTGAAAGCGGAAGACAAAGAAGCGTTCGTACAGGAACTCACTGCCGGACTTGCCGCGCCTCCGCAGTACTTTCCTATCAATGCAAAAATTAATAAAGAGGGATACGACGCGCTGAATAATGTGATGGAGAAAGCCAATGTGGCACTGTCTATCGCAGACTTCAAACAAAAAGTAAAAGATGGCGCGGTGGTCCTCGATACCCGTCACGCGAACGTTTTTACCGAAGGTTTTGTGCCCGGCTCCATCAGCATTGGCCTGGAAGGTCGCTTTGCCGAATGGGCCGGCAGCCTGTTACCGTTCGACCAGCCAATGGTATTGGTTACCGAAGCCGGTAAGGAAGAAGAAACCATCGTACGCCTGGCCCGTGTAGGTCTGGACAAAGTAGAAGGTTACCTGGCCGGTGGATACGAAGCCTGGCAGGCCGCCGGCGAACGAATCGACCTGATCATCACGGTAGATCCGGATGAACTGGCCATGGATATTCCACACGATAACCAATTGGTGGTGGTAGATGTGCGTAAGCCAGGTGAATTTGCAGATGGTCACCTGAAGGCAGCCATCAACCTCACGCTCAGCGATATGACCGACCCCGGCAACCTGGCCGATTTTGAGGACACGCATAACCTGTATGTGCATTGCGCAGGCGGTTACCGTAGCGTCATTGCATGCTCGCTCATGAAAAGAGAAGGCATACACAACCTGCGTAACGTAGCGGGCGGTTATGGCAAATTGAAAGAAACAAAAGGCATCGAAACCGTACAGGAAAAGAATGTGCTGAACTAA
- a CDS encoding BON domain-containing protein — MKNKSILFACLLSLGLAACGPNDTKIKQEVSDKLTTTAPTTTVDVQKGVVTLGGEVADDATKVAAEEAAKSVKGVKSVTNNIMVTPAQVMAPPPPPVDINPDEKIRMSVDSAITASGVTGVTVAVANGEVTLTGEVSKDDLKKARQAADQSKPKKVINNLTVKK; from the coding sequence ATGAAGAACAAATCCATCTTATTCGCCTGCCTTCTTTCCCTCGGCCTGGCAGCCTGCGGACCAAATGACACCAAAATTAAACAGGAAGTGAGCGACAAGCTGACCACCACTGCGCCTACCACCACTGTAGATGTACAGAAAGGTGTAGTAACCCTCGGCGGTGAAGTGGCCGACGACGCCACTAAAGTAGCGGCGGAAGAAGCAGCTAAATCTGTAAAAGGTGTGAAATCTGTAACCAACAACATTATGGTTACTCCCGCCCAGGTGATGGCTCCCCCGCCGCCGCCAGTGGACATTAACCCCGACGAAAAAATCAGGATGAGCGTTGACTCCGCCATTACGGCCAGCGGCGTAACTGGTGTTACAGTAGCTGTAGCCAATGGTGAAGTTACCTTAACCGGCGAAGTGTCTAAAGACGACCTGAAGAAAGCACGTCAGGCTGCAGACCAATCAAAACCCAAAAAGGTGATCAACAACCTGACGGTTAAAAAATAA